From Mya arenaria isolate MELC-2E11 chromosome 1, ASM2691426v1, a single genomic window includes:
- the LOC128226410 gene encoding uncharacterized protein LOC128226410, translated as MNNQFAARKDRKSSPRGGEAIITKAILDASEIDIESSADVFAVNLYGVVLASNAYMPIIMKEKGRVVNTSSICGRPVTSSEVFKNKVTSLDVFKSPVTRCEDVKSPVTRSEDVRSPVTRSEVFKSPVTISDVSKSPLTSSEVFKSPVTSTDVFKSPVTCSEEFKSPVTSSEVFKSPVTSLDVFKRPLTNRNVFKSPVTSSDVFKSPVTNREVFKSQMASNDVFKSPLTRSDVLFKSPLTSSDVFKSQVTSSDVFKSPVTSSEDFKSSVTSSDVFKSPYYSKAR; from the exons AGTCGAGCCCCCGTGGTGGAGAAGCGATTATAACCAAAGCCATCTTGGATGCATCTGAGATTGATATAGAGTCTAGTGCTGA CGTCTTCGCCGTCAATCTGTACGGTGTGGTACTGGCCTCCAACGCCTATATGCCGATCATTATGAAGGAGAAGGGAAGGGTGGTGAACACGTCCAGCATCTGCGGGAG GCCAGTGACAAGCAGTGAAGTCTTCAAAAACAAAGTGACAAGCCTTGACGTCTTCAAAAGCCCGGTGACAAGATGTGAAGACGTCAAAAGCCCGGTGACAAGAAGTGAAGACGTCAGAAGCCCGGTGACAAGGAGTGAAGTCTTCAAAAGTCCGGTGACAATCAGTGACGTCTCCAAAAGCCCGTTGACAAGCAGTGAAGTCTTCAAAAGCCCAGTGACAAGCACTGACGTCTTTAAAAGTCCGGTGACATGCAGTGAAGAATTCAAAAGCCCGGTGACAAGCAGTGAAGTCTTCAAAAGCCCAGTAACAAGCCTTGACGTCTTCAAACGCCCGCTGACAAACAGGAACGTCTTCAAAAGCCCGGTGACAAGTAGTGACGTCTTCAAAAGCCCAGTGACAAACAGAGAGGTCTTCAAAAGCCAAATGGCAAGCAATGATGTCTTCAAAAGCCCGTTGACAAGGAGTGACGTCTTATTCAAAAGCCCGTTGACAAGTAGTGACGTCTTCAAAAGCCAAGTGACAAGCAGTGACGTCTTTAAAAGTCCGGTGACAAGCAGTGAAGACTTCAAAAGCTCAGTGACAAGCAGTGACGTCTTCAAAAGCCCGTATTATTCAAAAGCCCGTTGA